The Castanea sativa cultivar Marrone di Chiusa Pesio chromosome 11, ASM4071231v1 genome contains a region encoding:
- the LOC142616136 gene encoding ADP-ribosylation factor 1-like, with the protein MELPPFLLLKHKIFQSLDFNVETVDFKNISFTVWDVGGQDKIRPLCRHYFQNTQGLIFVVDSNDRERVAEARNELHRILVEFELRNAVLLVFANKQDLPNSMSVSEVADKLGLYSLNQRPWYVQSASATSCQGLYEGLDWLSNNISNKTT; encoded by the exons ATGGAACTACCTCCTTTTCTGTTGCTTAAGCACAAGATATTTCAAAGTCTAG ATTTTAATGTGGAGACTGTAGATTTCAAGAATATTAGCTTCACTGTCTGGGATGTAGGAGGACAAGATAAG ATTCGACCTTTATGTAGACATTACTTTCAAAATACTCAAGGACTAATCTTTGTCGTGGACAGCAATGATAGAGAAAGAGTTGCAGAAGCCAGGAATGAGCTACATCGTATTCTTGTTGAG TTTGAACTACGCAATGCCGTGCTTCTTGTCTTTGCCAATAAGCAGGACCTTCCAAATTCTATGAGCGTTTCTGAGGTTGCTGATAAACTTGGCCTATACTCACTCAATCAGCGTCCCTG GTACGTCCAGAGTGCTTCTGCCACCTCTTGCCAAGGACTATATGAAGGTCTTGATTGGTTATCCAACAACATTTCTAACAAAACTACATGA